One part of the Spirochaetota bacterium genome encodes these proteins:
- a CDS encoding excinuclease ABC subunit A translates to MEKPDVDLIEGLSPSISIEQKTVHRNPRSTVGTVTEIYDYLRLLFARVGTPYCYKCGKVISAQTPQQIVDNILKFPEQTK, encoded by the coding sequence GATGGAAAAACCCGATGTGGATTTAATTGAAGGATTAAGTCCTTCCATTTCCATTGAACAGAAAACGGTACATCGCAACCCTCGGTCTACGGTCGGAACCGTTACAGAGATTTATGATTACCTGCGACTTCTCTTTGCTCGGGTAGGGACACCTTATTGTTATAAATGTGGTAAGGTTATTTCAGCACAAACGCCACAGCAGATTGTTGACAATATTTTAAA